The Opitutaceae bacterium genome contains a region encoding:
- a CDS encoding nucleoside monophosphate kinase: MPSQISPSSLTTPAVTPGTRTTDLEIKDAHLIFTSAWQELEASFGRENLWFPKEFILLGGAPGAGKGTNTQFILKTRGLTCAPIVISALLDSPEARKIKDAGGMVGDREVIAILFRELLKPEYRDGVLLDGFPRTKVQVECLKLFVNALHGLRAEFYNTPHGVHFRHPTIHIMVLFVDEKESVERQLKRGREIRAHNDEVRRTGIGELLEERATDYDVALAQRRYRVFKEQTWAALQSLKEIYHYHFINAQGQIDEVEQNILRELQYQSSLELDPATFDRLRSLPLAQEIVVHARQELVKRLDSYEREHTEIFAKVVTFIDRKLMPIILRHAISGTAHINTEEMLLDDPMVMAMLIDIFSERGYHAVVDLHRIEIPEKFDLATGMIKCRIKKVFRLQIRFQGSVIRRG; this comes from the coding sequence ATGCCGTCCCAGATCAGCCCGTCATCCCTAACTACGCCAGCAGTTACTCCCGGAACGAGGACGACTGACCTGGAAATCAAGGACGCACACCTCATCTTCACCAGCGCCTGGCAAGAATTGGAAGCCTCGTTCGGGCGCGAGAATCTCTGGTTTCCCAAGGAGTTTATTCTGCTCGGCGGTGCACCTGGCGCTGGCAAAGGCACCAACACGCAATTCATCCTCAAGACCCGCGGCCTGACGTGCGCCCCGATCGTGATCAGTGCCCTGCTCGACAGTCCCGAAGCCCGAAAGATCAAGGACGCCGGCGGGATGGTGGGCGACCGCGAGGTCATCGCGATCCTCTTCCGCGAACTTCTGAAACCGGAGTACCGGGACGGCGTGCTTCTCGACGGATTTCCGCGCACGAAAGTGCAGGTCGAATGCCTCAAGTTGTTTGTCAACGCATTGCACGGCCTTCGCGCGGAGTTCTACAACACCCCGCACGGCGTTCATTTCCGCCACCCGACCATCCACATCATGGTGCTCTTCGTGGACGAAAAGGAGAGCGTGGAACGTCAGCTCAAACGTGGGCGTGAAATCCGGGCTCACAACGATGAAGTGAGGCGCACAGGGATCGGCGAGCTTCTTGAAGAGCGCGCCACCGACTACGACGTCGCCTTGGCACAGAGGCGCTACCGGGTTTTCAAGGAGCAGACCTGGGCGGCACTCCAGTCACTCAAGGAGATTTACCACTACCACTTCATCAACGCCCAAGGGCAGATCGATGAGGTTGAGCAGAACATCCTCCGGGAACTTCAGTACCAAAGTTCGCTGGAGCTCGATCCCGCCACATTCGACCGGTTGCGCAGCCTGCCTCTCGCCCAGGAAATCGTGGTGCATGCGCGGCAGGAGTTGGTCAAACGCCTCGACAGCTACGAGCGTGAACACACCGAGATCTTCGCCAAGGTGGTGACGTTCATCGATCGGAAATTGATGCCGATCATCCTCCGCCATGCCATTTCCGGCACGGCCCACATTAATACGGAAGAGATGCTCCTGGATGACCCGATGGTCATGGCAATGCTCATCGATATCTTCTCGGAGCGCGGCTACCACGCCGTCGTGGACCTCCATCGAATCGAAATTCCGGAGAAATTCGATCTCGCGACCGGCATGATTAAGTGTCGTATCAAGAAGGTGTTCCGCCTTCAGATCCGTTTCCAAGGCTCCGTCATCCGGCGCGGCTGA
- a CDS encoding U32 family peptidase, giving the protein MSQPTDNTHSPAAMRRPELLAPAGDWECVRAAVENGADAVYFGLERFNARMRAKNFTTADLPALMEFLHRRGVRGYVTFNVLVFTNELQDAAQYLKAIIASGVDAAIVQDVGICRLIRKLSPDFPIHGSTQMTVTSPAGVEFARNLGAELVVLARENSIAEIDKIQAAQDASGKARLPLEVFVHGALCVAYSGQCLTSESLGGRSANRGECAQACRLPYDLYSDGEKVDLGDRRYLLSPQDLAGLEVLPDLVKAGVASLKIEGRLKSPEYVASITRVYRQALDRICGPSTGRADLREATLSETEAKYQLEMTFSRGLYTGWFRGINNQELAHGRFGTKRGVLLGEVKRVSGETVLVELQAPLKPGDGVVFDAGNPEIKEEGGRVYGIRPQGAASLLSFGTGDIDFQRVRPGQLLWKTNDPELDKRIRQTFSGEKVRFQRPVNLEVHGRAGSPLTLILDDLEGHVVRVDTQAVLEPARTQPLTDEKLREQLGRLGGTPFFLRDLVVELEGEVAISPGELNQARREAVAQLEALRAAPKRWQLVSDWSLTTRVPSTTPERRSPERPELIALVRSLAQLSAATSSNETRTVYCEFENPKHYREAVAHFRDAQAKGELPRDASIWVAPPRITKPGEEWILKQVRSCEADGYLVRNPDHAAFFASDRKRGDFSLNVANPLSAAYWLEHYNLERVTASYDLNIVQLEALLSSAPAAWFDLTLHQHMPMFHMEHCVFCAFLSSGKDYHDCGRPCEKHAVHLKDRTGAEFPLKADAGCRNTVFNNRAQTGAEFMDRLLALGARSFRVEFVNEDPSEVHRVLARYGSLLRGEIKGTELWRELRALNQLGVTRGQLGGRK; this is encoded by the coding sequence GTGTCACAACCCACCGATAACACCCACTCCCCTGCCGCCATGCGCCGACCGGAGCTTCTCGCACCGGCGGGCGATTGGGAATGCGTGCGCGCAGCGGTCGAGAACGGGGCGGATGCCGTCTATTTTGGCCTGGAACGCTTCAATGCACGGATGCGGGCCAAGAACTTCACGACCGCCGACCTGCCGGCCCTGATGGAGTTTCTCCACCGCCGCGGGGTGCGAGGCTACGTCACCTTCAATGTTCTTGTATTCACAAATGAACTACAGGATGCCGCGCAGTACCTCAAGGCCATCATCGCGTCCGGAGTCGATGCGGCAATCGTGCAGGATGTCGGCATCTGCAGGCTCATCCGGAAACTCTCTCCTGACTTTCCAATCCACGGCTCGACGCAGATGACCGTCACGAGTCCGGCGGGCGTCGAGTTTGCGCGCAACCTCGGAGCCGAGCTCGTGGTGCTGGCCCGCGAGAACAGCATCGCGGAGATCGACAAGATCCAGGCGGCGCAGGATGCATCGGGAAAGGCGCGTCTGCCGCTCGAGGTCTTTGTGCATGGTGCGTTGTGCGTGGCCTACTCAGGTCAATGCCTAACGAGCGAGAGCCTCGGTGGGCGATCCGCAAACCGGGGGGAGTGCGCCCAGGCCTGCCGCTTGCCATACGACCTCTATTCAGACGGCGAGAAGGTGGACCTGGGGGATCGGCGCTACCTCCTGAGCCCCCAGGACCTCGCGGGCCTCGAGGTGCTTCCAGATCTCGTCAAAGCGGGAGTGGCATCGCTCAAGATTGAGGGCCGGCTGAAAAGTCCCGAATACGTGGCCAGCATCACGCGCGTTTACCGGCAGGCACTTGACCGTATTTGCGGACCCAGCACCGGCCGCGCCGACCTGCGGGAAGCGACCCTTTCGGAAACGGAAGCGAAGTACCAGCTGGAGATGACCTTCTCGCGCGGGCTCTACACGGGGTGGTTTCGCGGCATCAACAATCAGGAGCTTGCCCATGGCCGCTTTGGCACCAAGCGCGGCGTGCTGCTGGGTGAGGTGAAACGCGTTTCGGGTGAGACTGTCCTGGTGGAGCTGCAGGCGCCGCTCAAGCCAGGCGATGGCGTCGTGTTCGACGCTGGGAATCCGGAAATAAAGGAAGAAGGCGGACGTGTGTACGGGATTCGACCCCAAGGTGCGGCAAGCCTTCTCAGCTTTGGTACCGGCGACATTGATTTTCAGCGCGTGCGTCCAGGCCAGCTCCTCTGGAAAACAAACGACCCCGAGCTCGACAAACGCATCCGACAGACGTTTTCCGGTGAGAAGGTACGGTTCCAAAGACCGGTGAACCTGGAGGTGCACGGCCGGGCTGGCTCTCCTCTCACCCTTATCCTCGACGACCTCGAGGGCCACGTCGTGCGCGTTGACACCCAAGCGGTCCTGGAGCCCGCGCGCACCCAACCGCTCACAGACGAGAAGTTGCGCGAACAACTCGGGCGACTCGGCGGAACCCCCTTCTTTCTGCGAGACCTCGTCGTCGAGCTTGAAGGCGAGGTTGCGATTTCACCGGGCGAGCTAAACCAGGCCCGGAGGGAGGCTGTGGCCCAGCTCGAGGCCTTGAGAGCCGCCCCGAAGAGGTGGCAACTGGTGAGCGACTGGTCGCTAACCACCAGAGTTCCCTCAACGACACCGGAACGTCGAAGCCCCGAAAGACCTGAGCTCATTGCACTCGTTCGCAGCCTCGCCCAATTGTCGGCCGCGACAAGCTCCAACGAGACCAGGACCGTGTATTGCGAATTTGAGAATCCCAAGCACTACCGGGAGGCGGTCGCCCACTTCCGTGACGCACAAGCCAAAGGTGAGCTCCCTCGCGACGCCTCCATCTGGGTCGCGCCGCCGCGCATCACCAAGCCCGGGGAAGAGTGGATCCTCAAACAGGTGCGCTCGTGCGAAGCCGACGGATACCTCGTGCGCAATCCCGACCACGCTGCGTTCTTCGCTTCCGATCGCAAACGCGGGGACTTCTCCCTTAACGTGGCCAATCCGCTGTCGGCGGCGTATTGGCTTGAGCACTACAATCTCGAGCGCGTCACCGCCAGCTACGACCTCAACATCGTGCAGCTTGAGGCGCTTCTGTCGTCGGCGCCGGCGGCCTGGTTCGATCTGACCCTTCACCAGCACATGCCCATGTTTCACATGGAGCACTGCGTCTTCTGTGCCTTCCTGTCGTCCGGGAAAGATTACCACGACTGCGGCCGGCCTTGCGAAAAGCACGCCGTGCATCTGAAGGACCGCACCGGCGCCGAGTTTCCGCTAAAAGCCGACGCAGGATGCAGGAATACCGTCTTCAACAATCGCGCGCAGACAGGGGCGGAGTTCATGGACCGGCTTCTCGCGCTTGGGGCGAGGAGCTTCCGGGTCGAGTTCGTCAACGAGGACCCGTCCGAAGTGCATCGCGTCCTTGCGCGCTATGGCAGCCTGCTGCGCGGTGAGATCAAAGGGACGGAACTTTGGCGGGAGTTGCGTGCACTGAACCAATTGGGTGTCACGCGCGGGCAATTGGGAGGTAGGAAGTAG
- a CDS encoding DUF1800 family protein: MLRCLFPSASLLTLLLSVVSFLLSASSQAAPLGERLINLSTRAYAGEGSDSLIVGFVIDGDSPKSVLVRAAGPALRDFGVARPIENPQLRLYDRDGKLVASNDDWEASDAVVFADVGAFALPTSSRDSALRATLAPGLYSAVVSGGSGVGMVEVYDVSGFARLVNVSTRARAGSGDETMIAGLVNAGTGKRRVLLRAVGPGLAKFSVTGVLGDPVLSLRNSQGAEVLANDNWEDTASDIVAAAGAQAGAFALERTSADAALVTELDPGAYTVLVQSKDGMKGIVLLEAYDLTPLHGTIVTVAAAPAATAPGSSPAYFVFSRSGKTEEALTLSYTISGSAVPNVDFHPLSGTITFPTGQSEVSVPVSVVLGTSGSAVTVSIEVQPVPEYQLAVPRAMVTLHREPGTIYLSDLRPPVNASTTGAHGSAVIQLTADERYLWLSLNFSNLSSAETHAYLRMTGTDGQVYSLRLLPRGQIGEFSWDITGTAGFSASEVVAALKAGRVFVELATESMPGGELTGTFARSTGSRIFSPPSEPPSLPIQTPTEAQASRFLMQSTFGPRKQDIDDVRARGFAAWLDTQFAVQASSHRTATTSDFAANPPSASSKAPGGGNRQAAWWKTVVKGEDQLRQRVAFALSELFVVSDVNSTLSGQQEALAAYWDILGENAFGDFRTLLEKVSLSPVMGVYLSSLRNAKANPSRGTVPDENFAREIMQLFTIGLWQLQPDGTLKLGVDGRPVATYTQATIGEMARVFTGWAFQSAAANPSFRGAPADFFSPMMLYPSFHDNEAKTIVSGVTLPAGQGGAADLRDTLDALVQHPNTGPFIAKFLIQRLVTSNPSPAYVYRVAKVFADNGAGRRGDLRSVVRAVLLDYEARADAATSGISDGKLKEPLLRLTALLRAMDASHPSDRFAYNNPESALGQAALRSPTVFNFFEPTYRPPGLLADLGLIAPEYQILTSNTAITVPNTLYNYIYSSPNGVVLDWTALSALAAKPVELVDRVNVLFCAGTLSPAHRDRLVAALGALPKNTSDVDRAKLVVYLVATTASGAVQH, encoded by the coding sequence ATGCTCCGCTGTCTTTTCCCGTCCGCCTCTTTGCTGACACTTTTGCTCAGTGTCGTTTCCTTTCTTTTGAGTGCGTCTTCACAAGCGGCTCCGCTCGGCGAACGTCTGATCAACCTGTCGACGCGCGCATATGCCGGCGAGGGATCCGACTCACTGATTGTCGGGTTCGTAATCGACGGCGACTCCCCAAAATCCGTTCTGGTACGGGCTGCCGGTCCTGCCCTGCGGGATTTCGGAGTCGCCCGCCCGATCGAGAATCCGCAGCTGCGTCTCTACGATCGCGACGGCAAGTTGGTGGCGTCGAACGACGACTGGGAAGCCAGTGACGCGGTGGTCTTCGCCGACGTTGGCGCATTCGCCTTGCCGACCTCGAGTCGGGACTCCGCATTGCGGGCCACGCTTGCACCAGGCCTGTATTCCGCGGTCGTGTCCGGTGGGAGCGGCGTCGGAATGGTGGAGGTTTATGATGTGAGTGGGTTCGCACGGCTCGTGAATGTGTCGACACGCGCCCGTGCCGGATCTGGCGACGAGACCATGATCGCAGGCTTGGTGAATGCCGGCACTGGCAAACGGCGAGTGCTTCTCCGCGCAGTCGGCCCTGGCCTGGCTAAATTCTCCGTTACGGGAGTCCTAGGCGACCCCGTATTGAGTCTGCGAAACAGCCAAGGTGCAGAGGTCCTGGCTAACGACAATTGGGAGGATACGGCCTCCGACATAGTCGCAGCTGCTGGTGCACAAGCCGGCGCCTTTGCCCTTGAACGCACCAGTGCAGACGCCGCGCTGGTCACCGAACTCGATCCCGGAGCTTATACAGTTCTGGTGCAGTCTAAAGATGGTATGAAAGGTATTGTATTACTTGAAGCTTACGACCTGACGCCACTGCACGGCACCATTGTCACCGTGGCTGCCGCCCCTGCCGCGACAGCGCCAGGCTCGTCGCCTGCGTACTTCGTCTTCTCCCGCAGTGGCAAGACAGAGGAGGCACTCACCCTTTCCTACACGATCTCGGGATCCGCCGTGCCAAACGTCGATTTCCATCCCCTGAGCGGCACCATTACATTTCCAACCGGCCAAAGTGAGGTGTCCGTACCCGTTTCCGTCGTTCTTGGCACTTCAGGGTCCGCAGTCACCGTCAGCATCGAGGTCCAGCCCGTACCCGAATATCAACTCGCGGTGCCAAGAGCCATGGTGACGCTGCACCGAGAACCCGGGACGATCTATCTCTCCGATCTGCGTCCTCCCGTTAACGCAAGTACGACGGGTGCACACGGTTCGGCCGTGATTCAGCTGACGGCGGACGAGAGGTACCTTTGGCTGAGCCTTAACTTCAGTAACTTGAGCTCGGCGGAGACCCATGCCTACCTGCGCATGACTGGTACGGACGGCCAAGTGTATTCGCTGCGCTTATTGCCGAGGGGGCAGATCGGTGAGTTCAGCTGGGACATCACGGGAACCGCAGGCTTCTCCGCGAGTGAAGTCGTGGCTGCACTCAAAGCGGGGCGGGTGTTCGTAGAGCTCGCTACAGAGTCAATGCCAGGTGGCGAACTCACGGGCACGTTTGCGCGGAGTACGGGCTCACGGATTTTTTCCCCACCTTCGGAGCCGCCATCGCTTCCGATCCAGACGCCGACGGAGGCTCAGGCCTCCCGGTTCTTGATGCAGTCGACCTTTGGGCCGCGGAAGCAGGATATTGATGACGTGCGCGCGCGCGGCTTTGCAGCTTGGCTGGACACTCAATTTGCAGTGCAAGCGTCGAGCCACCGCACCGCCACCACGAGTGACTTTGCCGCAAACCCGCCGTCGGCAAGTTCCAAGGCCCCCGGTGGCGGCAACCGCCAGGCCGCCTGGTGGAAAACGGTTGTAAAGGGTGAGGACCAGTTGCGGCAGCGCGTTGCTTTCGCGCTTAGCGAGTTGTTCGTGGTTTCCGACGTGAACTCAACCCTCTCCGGGCAGCAGGAAGCGCTTGCCGCTTACTGGGACATTCTGGGGGAGAACGCCTTTGGCGACTTCAGGACCCTGCTAGAGAAAGTCTCTTTGAGCCCGGTGATGGGCGTGTACCTGAGCAGCTTGCGTAACGCCAAGGCGAATCCGTCTCGCGGTACGGTGCCGGACGAGAATTTTGCGCGCGAAATCATGCAGTTGTTTACCATCGGCCTCTGGCAACTGCAGCCCGACGGGACGCTCAAGCTCGGCGTCGATGGCAGGCCCGTCGCCACCTACACGCAGGCGACGATTGGTGAGATGGCGCGGGTGTTCACAGGTTGGGCCTTTCAGTCCGCAGCGGCCAATCCCAGCTTCCGAGGCGCTCCCGCCGATTTCTTTTCGCCGATGATGCTGTATCCAAGTTTTCACGACAACGAGGCGAAGACGATTGTCTCGGGCGTGACCCTGCCGGCGGGTCAGGGAGGCGCGGCCGATCTGCGCGATACGCTCGACGCATTGGTGCAGCACCCCAACACCGGGCCGTTCATCGCCAAGTTTCTCATCCAGCGCCTTGTCACCAGCAACCCGAGCCCCGCGTATGTGTATCGGGTGGCGAAGGTGTTTGCCGACAACGGTGCGGGTAGACGCGGTGACCTGCGCTCGGTCGTGCGCGCAGTCCTGCTCGACTATGAGGCGCGCGCGGATGCGGCGACCTCGGGGATCTCGGACGGCAAGTTGAAGGAGCCGTTGCTGCGGCTCACCGCACTGCTTCGCGCGATGGACGCGTCACATCCGTCGGATCGCTTTGCTTACAACAACCCGGAGTCGGCTCTCGGCCAGGCAGCCTTGCGCTCGCCGACCGTGTTCAACTTCTTCGAGCCGACCTACCGACCGCCGGGCCTGCTGGCCGATCTGGGACTGATTGCGCCCGAGTATCAGATATTGACCTCCAATACTGCGATCACCGTCCCGAACACCCTCTATAACTACATCTATAGTTCACCCAACGGGGTTGTTCTCGACTGGACCGCGCTCAGCGCGTTGGCAGCCAAACCCGTCGAGTTGGTTGACCGGGTCAATGTGTTGTTCTGTGCGGGCACTCTCTCCCCGGCTCATCGGGACAGACTGGTAGCGGCGCTCGGGGCATTGCCCAAGAACACGTCCGACGTCGATCGTGCCAAACTGGTGGTCTATCTGGTCGCCACGACTGCATCGGGTGCCGTGCAGCACTGA
- a CDS encoding DUF1501 domain-containing protein: MSQHSHHALSSRRTFLGQCCAAVTATGLLSTLTQLRAIGAIAGGGDYKALVCLFLSGGNDANNLIIPNDDTGYSGYVTGRGALALPRDGLLTINPKSTDGRLWALHPSLVELQQLFTQGRLALLANVGTLAAPITKAQFQAGTVPVPLQLYSHNDQQVEWMSSIADKPFSTGWGGRLADLCQAFNSSNTISMSISLNGQNAFQVGKTVAQYTVSPSGAVAMSGTGSKSGTLSYERTQAQNAMLAGQHPDLLDAAFSGITADAITDASLLSGLLAGAAPFTTVFPTSSLGQQLRMIARLIGQRESLGVRRQIFFARVGGWDLHDSQLGAHANLFTDLSKSLAAFHQATVEMGVSESVTSFTASDFGRTFSTNGDGSDHGWGSHHLVLGGAVNGGDIYGRMPTLVNNGPDDTGRGRWIPTTSVDEYSATLARWFGVSATDMPTVLPNIGRFAAPNLGFLP; the protein is encoded by the coding sequence ATGTCCCAACACTCCCACCACGCCTTGTCCTCCCGCCGCACCTTTTTGGGGCAATGCTGCGCCGCCGTGACCGCAACCGGGCTTCTTTCCACTCTGACTCAATTGCGTGCCATCGGCGCAATCGCGGGAGGTGGCGATTACAAGGCGCTGGTGTGCCTGTTCCTGAGTGGAGGAAACGATGCCAACAACCTCATTATTCCCAATGATGACACGGGGTATTCGGGCTACGTGACCGGCCGGGGTGCGCTCGCGCTTCCCCGCGACGGCCTCTTGACGATCAACCCCAAGTCAACCGATGGCCGCCTGTGGGCTTTGCACCCTTCACTGGTCGAGTTGCAGCAGTTGTTCACACAAGGGAGGCTCGCCTTGCTGGCCAATGTCGGCACGCTCGCCGCGCCCATCACCAAGGCGCAGTTCCAAGCGGGCACGGTGCCCGTGCCGTTGCAACTCTACTCGCACAACGATCAGCAGGTGGAATGGATGAGCAGTATCGCCGACAAACCGTTCTCGACGGGGTGGGGCGGCCGGCTTGCAGACCTGTGCCAGGCTTTCAACTCGAGCAACACGATCTCGATGTCGATCAGCCTCAACGGACAGAACGCATTTCAAGTGGGCAAGACAGTCGCGCAATACACGGTCAGCCCCTCCGGGGCCGTGGCAATGTCCGGGACGGGCAGCAAGTCGGGCACCCTTAGCTACGAGCGCACGCAGGCACAGAATGCCATGCTTGCGGGCCAGCATCCTGACCTCCTTGATGCCGCGTTTTCCGGCATCACTGCAGATGCCATCACCGACGCGAGTCTCCTGAGCGGCCTCCTCGCGGGCGCGGCGCCTTTCACAACCGTCTTTCCAACTTCAAGCCTTGGCCAGCAACTCCGCATGATTGCCCGGCTGATCGGCCAGCGGGAATCACTTGGCGTACGGCGCCAGATCTTCTTCGCGCGCGTGGGAGGCTGGGATCTGCATGACTCGCAGCTTGGGGCCCATGCGAACTTGTTTACCGATCTAAGCAAGAGCCTCGCAGCCTTCCATCAGGCGACCGTTGAGATGGGTGTATCCGAGTCGGTCACTTCGTTCACCGCCTCGGATTTCGGTCGCACGTTCAGCACGAATGGCGATGGTTCGGACCATGGCTGGGGCAGCCATCACCTTGTCTTGGGTGGTGCGGTGAATGGCGGTGACATCTATGGCCGCATGCCGACGTTGGTGAACAACGGGCCCGACGACACGGGCCGCGGACGTTGGATTCCAACAACCAGCGTCGACGAATACAGTGCGACCCTCGCACGTTGGTTTGGAGTGAGCGCGACTGACATGCCAACGGTGCTTCCGAACATCGGTCGTTTTGCGGCGCCCAACCTGGGCTTTCTGCCATGA
- a CDS encoding MFS transporter, translating into MSTLVTLTKRQETGALATLTAIQFTHILDFMIMMPLGSQLMREFSLSPAAFSHLVAAYGVSAAVAGLISSLVLDRVSRRPALLWLYVGFAASTLFCALAPTAAILLVARSAAGTFGGVASSVLSAYIGDIIPPERRGRATGFVMTSFPIASVLGVPVSLTLATRFSWHAPFVFLAACSVVIWVFAWRILPHIPRAEGARMGREQFVGLFTHGVHLRALAVTASLVLAGNCIIPFLAPSLVSNVGLTEQQLPLVYLAGGLATLVSTPLVGRWSDAADKLHVIAWMSLLAGAVAFTITRLGPNPLWLAMVITALFMVGMSGRFGPCTAMVSNAIEARYRGGFMAINSSVQQAAAGAAQLLAGMLVTRDSSGRLVGLPTLGTLAVGMIALNLVLTWWLREAAPHAARTPPREAVVPIPEVD; encoded by the coding sequence ATGTCGACTCTCGTCACTCTCACGAAACGCCAGGAAACTGGGGCACTCGCCACTCTGACGGCGATCCAGTTCACGCACATCCTGGACTTCATGATCATGATGCCGCTGGGCTCGCAGCTCATGCGGGAGTTCTCGTTATCGCCGGCAGCGTTCAGCCATTTGGTAGCCGCATATGGTGTTTCAGCAGCTGTCGCCGGGCTTATTTCTTCGTTGGTGCTCGATCGCGTCTCGCGACGACCCGCCCTGCTTTGGCTGTATGTCGGATTTGCTGCATCAACGCTATTCTGTGCGCTGGCGCCCACCGCCGCGATTCTCCTCGTGGCGCGATCGGCCGCGGGAACATTTGGCGGGGTGGCCTCGTCCGTCTTGAGCGCCTACATTGGAGATATCATTCCTCCTGAACGGCGCGGGCGTGCGACTGGATTCGTGATGACCTCGTTTCCGATCGCCTCAGTCCTGGGCGTGCCGGTTTCGCTGACCCTGGCGACACGTTTCTCGTGGCATGCACCCTTTGTGTTTCTGGCGGCATGCAGCGTCGTCATCTGGGTGTTTGCGTGGCGGATTTTGCCGCACATACCCCGTGCCGAGGGAGCACGGATGGGGCGCGAGCAATTTGTCGGCTTGTTCACGCATGGCGTCCACCTGCGTGCGCTTGCTGTCACGGCTTCGCTCGTACTCGCCGGCAACTGCATCATCCCCTTCCTGGCTCCCTCGCTCGTGTCCAACGTCGGGCTGACCGAGCAGCAGCTCCCACTGGTTTATCTCGCGGGCGGACTCGCTACGTTGGTGTCGACGCCCCTCGTGGGCCGTTGGTCGGATGCGGCAGACAAACTGCATGTGATTGCCTGGATGTCGCTTCTCGCCGGCGCAGTCGCATTCACAATCACACGCCTGGGCCCGAACCCGCTTTGGCTGGCCATGGTGATCACCGCCCTTTTCATGGTGGGCATGTCGGGACGCTTCGGCCCCTGCACCGCCATGGTGAGCAACGCCATTGAGGCGCGCTACCGTGGCGGCTTCATGGCGATCAACTCGTCGGTGCAGCAGGCGGCGGCGGGGGCGGCCCAACTGCTGGCGGGCATGCTTGTGACTCGCGATTCGTCGGGTCGTCTCGTGGGCCTTCCCACGCTGGGCACGCTCGCCGTGGGCATGATCGCGTTGAATCTTGTCCTGACTTGGTGGCTTCGCGAAGCGGCCCCGCACGCCGCGCGCACGCCGCCACGCGAAGCTGTGGTGCCTATTCCGGAGGTGGATTGA
- a CDS encoding L-rhamnose isomerase — protein MSSTAYPIARKAYAKLKIDTEAAIERALRIPISLHCWQADDVRGLEPLPPGQDSGGILATGAYPGRARTGEEIRADLDQVLKLLPGIHRLNLHACYAEDVRPGMDRDAYTEQQFSRWLAWGKRRRIALDFNPTYFAHPRAASGFTLSSADADTRRFWIRHGQACRRIAEFIGKAQGSPCVVNHWIPDGTKDTPADRWGPRARLRDSLDEIFGMALVEPEQCIDAVEGKLFGIGSEDYVVGSQEFYSSYAQGKGLALCLDLGHYHPTESVADKVSALLPFHSRILLHTSRPVRWDSDHVVILDDAVRNVFLEVARGDAWEKTLVALDFFDASINRLAAYVIGTRATRQAILLALLDPTRALRDAEAAGAGHKRLALMEHAKAMPWGAVWDELCTRAKVPVGADWLNVVERYEKRVLRTRIRA, from the coding sequence ATGTCCTCTACTGCCTACCCCATCGCCCGCAAAGCCTACGCCAAGCTCAAGATCGACACCGAAGCCGCCATTGAGCGTGCGTTGCGCATCCCGATCTCGTTGCATTGCTGGCAGGCCGACGATGTGCGCGGGCTTGAACCGCTGCCACCCGGGCAGGACTCGGGCGGCATCCTGGCGACTGGTGCCTACCCGGGGCGTGCGCGCACGGGCGAGGAAATCCGTGCCGATCTCGACCAGGTGCTCAAGCTCCTGCCCGGCATTCATCGCCTGAACCTGCATGCCTGCTATGCGGAGGATGTGCGTCCCGGGATGGACCGTGACGCCTACACCGAGCAACAGTTCTCGCGGTGGCTCGCCTGGGGTAAGCGCCGTCGGATCGCGTTGGATTTCAATCCGACGTATTTCGCCCACCCGCGCGCAGCGAGCGGATTCACCTTGTCGTCAGCGGACGCGGACACGCGTCGGTTCTGGATTCGGCATGGCCAGGCCTGCCGCCGCATCGCGGAATTCATCGGAAAGGCCCAGGGCTCCCCTTGTGTCGTGAATCATTGGATACCGGACGGCACGAAGGATACGCCAGCGGACCGCTGGGGTCCCCGCGCGCGTTTGCGCGACTCCCTGGACGAGATCTTTGGGATGGCACTCGTTGAACCCGAACAGTGCATTGATGCCGTCGAGGGGAAGCTCTTCGGAATTGGCAGCGAGGACTATGTCGTCGGCTCGCAGGAGTTCTATTCCAGCTACGCGCAAGGCAAAGGCCTGGCGCTGTGCCTCGACCTGGGGCACTACCATCCCACGGAATCCGTCGCGGACAAGGTTTCCGCTCTCCTGCCGTTTCACTCCCGCATCCTCCTGCACACCAGTCGACCCGTGCGTTGGGATAGCGACCATGTGGTCATTCTCGACGACGCAGTCCGAAACGTTTTCCTGGAAGTGGCACGCGGCGACGCTTGGGAGAAGACCCTGGTGGCGCTTGATTTCTTTGACGCCTCAATCAACCGCCTCGCCGCCTATGTAATTGGGACACGCGCGACGCGCCAGGCGATCCTCCTTGCGCTCCTTGACCCCACGCGCGCCTTGCGCGACGCGGAGGCCGCTGGCGCGGGACACAAAAGGCTGGCGCTAATGGAACATGCAAAGGCAATGCCCTGGGGGGCGGTGTGGGATGAGCTCTGCACGCGTGCAAAAGTACCGGTGGGAGCAGACTGGCTGAACGTTGTGGAGCGCTACGAGAAGCGGGTGCTGCGGACGAGGATAAGGGCGTAA